The sequence below is a genomic window from Bacteroidota bacterium.
CGATTATAGACGATAATTACACCCTTCTGGCATGGTCAGAAATTGACTGGCCGGATTACAATACAGGAAATGGTGAAAGCTATCCTGCAAGCGGCGATACAGATGCAGATGAAAAAGATGAGATTGTCATCGGATTGGGCATTCGAAGTGCTTATGCTTCCGACGGCTTGGATTCTTTGAGCGCAGATCCGGCAGGCAAACCTTCAGGCGACAGCGGGGGAGGCTGTTTTATTCTGAGCGCAGCGGCTTTAGAATAATAAAATGACGGTCCCATGCCTGATCGGATTCAGATTGTACTTTCCAGCGCGCACTTTTCAAAGGAACAGCTCGCCCATTCCGGATTATTCTATTTTTCTTTGAGCACTCCTATGAAAACCAAAGTCAGTGCGATGGCGATAAGTGCAAGATTGTTCGATGCTCGAGAAAATGCTTCCGGACTAGGCCCTACAATCCCCATAATCGTGAAGCTTCCTCCTATCAGAGTAACTATTGCAGCGAGTACAAAGCTTAATATTGAAAGACCGATTAATACAATCACGATATTCCGCATAGTCATTCCTCCTTTTTTGAATTGAGTGAAGTAAAAAAGCGAATCGATACTTTAATCGTAAATCTTTCCATATGGTAAATCTTCTTGCATTTTCAATTTTGTCAGTCAATTGGCATTGTCTGGTATTATTGTTTGGTCTTCTATCTTCTTTCCGCCTTGTTTGAGGGAGAACCGGCATTAAATCTTATAAAGATCATTCTATGTTTCTTCGCGTTTCTTGCCGGTTTTTGAAAAGTAGGCCACCAATATGTTCATTTTTTCCTTCCGGAACTCATTCGGCTGAGCACTTAAACGGTAGGAAATGGGCAAGACCGCGCTTTACTGACTGCATTCTATAATAGAGCGGCAATAATGTGTCAAATACAAAACATTTGATATTTCAAAAGAGTCCTGACCGGTATTAGTGAATTATTTAATGCCCAGAGAAGGTGACTCTCCTGTCAGGTCATATGCTGGATTTATTCAAAATAATCAAGCAGGTCAACCGGAACCATGTCTTTATTAACCTCAAAAAATTCAACCAGGATGTCATCCGGTGCAGGCACCATGATATACCTCATATACCCCAGATCTGTAATCCCTTTGGTGAATTGTACGCCTTTTTCTTTCATTTCGGAAACATGCTTTTCAATATTATCGGTTTGGATGCCGAAGTGGTGAATATTGCCCCGGCCTGAATATTTGGGGGGCTGGTCGTAGAAATGCAGACGTCCTTTGCCGATTTTCATAAAAACATTTCT
It includes:
- a CDS encoding VOC family protein, which codes for MNHIHHVHIFASDLDKSITFYAEIFGGKIILDMEVAGARNVFMKIGKGRLHFYDQPPKYSGRGNIHHFGIQTDNIEKHVSEMKEKGVQFTKGITDLGYMRYIMVPAPDDILVEFFEVNKDMVPVDLLDYFE